One segment of Carya illinoinensis cultivar Pawnee chromosome 1, C.illinoinensisPawnee_v1, whole genome shotgun sequence DNA contains the following:
- the LOC122303256 gene encoding transcription factor MYB1-like yields MGRNPSCSKEGLNRGAWTATEDNILTGYITMHGRGKWSDLPKRAGLKRCGKSCRLRWINYLRPDIKKGNITPDEEELIIRLHNLLGNRWSLIAGRLPGRTGNEIKNYWNTKNINNGKKVQDHPKYPAFKRTPSKLAQEESNLGPKGSNEKPTEANTDSDVIRTEGTRCTKVVLTSEQEGLHEDQLIVSKPVAESLGRLHEPVDQFSRFVLEENNPPNFMMDFGMDEIFHSDFLNMDFSQLCCFENELGVNLML; encoded by the exons ATGGGAAGGAATCCTTCTTGTTCAAAGGAGGGCTTGAATAGGGGAGCATGGACAGCTACGGAAGACAACATACTCACAGGATATATCACAATGCATGGTCGAGGAAAATGGAGTGACCTTCCCAAAAGAGCAG GGCTTAAGAGATGCGGGAAGAGTTGTCGACTAAGATGGATAAATTATCTTCGACCTGATATTAAGAAAGGCAACATAACCCCTGACGAAGAGGAGCTCATTATCAGGCTTCACAATCTCTTGGGGAACAG ATGGAGTCTGATAGCAGGGCGACTTCCAGGCCGAACAGGCAATGAAATCAAAAACTATTGGAACACCAAGAACATTAATAATGGAAAGAAAGTCCAAGATCACCCTAAGTACCCTGCCTTTAAACGGACACCATCAAAACTAGCACAAGAAGAGTCAAATCTGGGTCCGAAAGGGTCAAATGAAAAGCCAACTGAAGCAAATACAGACTCAGATGTGATCCGTACCGAGGGAACTAGGTGTACCAAAGTTGTCCTAACCTCGGAGCAAGAAGGACTTCATGAGGATCAACTAATTGTCAGTAAGCCAGTGGCTGAATCTTTAGGCCGTCTTCATGAACCAGTAGATCAGTTTTCGAGATTCGTTTTGGAGGAAAATAATCCGCCCAACTTCATGATGGACTTTGGGATGGATGAAATCTTCCATTCGGATTTTCTCAATATGGATTTCTCGCAGCTATGTTGTTTTGAAAATGAGCTGGGTGTTAATTTGATGCTGTAG